The following nucleotide sequence is from Scheffersomyces stipitis CBS 6054 chromosome 4, complete sequence.
GATAAGATATGGCTCGAAGACTTCTGTTCGTGGTTGATCAGTGACGATGTTACCGAGGCTACACTTCGTACATTAGCTCATGACTTAAAGATGGAGTACACCGGCTTACAGAAGACTGATATCACCTTCGAGAAATTGGATACTGAAGCctctcaagaagatggagagGAAGACAAGGAGGACATAATTGCCTTGAATCTTCACGACATAGAAGTCATGGCTGAGAACCTGTTCCAGGCTTTCCAGAATAACTTATAGAGTAGAATAGTATGTTTCTATatttgatggaaaataaaAATGTATAGTATTCTAGTTACGAAAGATAGCTCCAAGAGCGCCACCGACCAATCCTCTCACTCTGTTCACATCTGCTCTGGCGTAAGCAACGAGGAGTCCAAAACTCAAACTGAATGCAAGTGTTTCTAAGCGTAAATTTCTCTCCGTGGGCTCTGCTGAAAGAAAAGTTCCGATTGCCTTTGGAGCAACATAAAGCGATAATTCCTTTCGTCTGTGAGGACTTTCTACAAAGATACTGAATCCACAAGCCATGGACCCAAGATTAGGAGATGCACACTCCCAGAAATCATTCGACACATTCGTGAAATAGTACGAGAGCTTTCTGAACAGACACAAAAAGAGCCAATCCAAGGCTGTGAAAGAACCAAGGAATACTGATGATCTGATGGTATTTAGCAAGTATTTTTTGGGGCTTCCTCTTCGTATGAGGAACATGATTAAGTTTAATGTTCCATAGAGGTTGAACGCGAGTGTGAACAGTTTTCCAAACTTTATCAAAACATGTTTAATACAACTATCTGTGCTGAATCCATGGAGAACTCTGCAAGGAATCACGCCTGGTAAAGAAAGATCGCCATCAGACGGGTTCATGCCCTTCAGCTTGCAATAGTCTTGTAGTATCATATAGTTGGAGTCTTGTTTCTCCGCCTTTTCTCCTGGTTTGATGTAATGCAATTCTCCGCATCGAAACTGACGAAATGCTGTtaccaattcttcgtcCATGTGCGAAGATGCCGAGATCCAATTTCTGTACCCTGGAGTCAACCGCTCTGGGCGTGAGAACCAAGTGTCCATGATAAAGTAGGAGGAAACAATGAATAATAGAGCATCTCCATAAGTTGACAAGGAAGTCAACCCAGAGTAATGGTAATGCTTCAATATTTGAGGTGCATATGTTGACACCAATGTATCCAACGCTCTAGTTGCCAACACCAACGTCATATCTAAAGTATAGTATCTGTCATAAGTAACAGATCGcttctggaaagaaggaaagttaatcaatgaagaaagtgaGCTAGCAATGAAAGTCGTCAAGAATGTTAATGTAGACTTGGATAATGGAACCTTACTAGTAACGAGTATACTTTTAACTATAGGAGACAATATATTAAGGGTTGCAACCATTCTTCCAATGAATACTGGGAATCCCAGATGGTGTAAGCCTCTGATGATGGTGTGTAGAGCATTACGGGGAATCTCTTTCACCTTACCTTTTCTGGCTAAGCTGAAACTACGTCTTATCAATTTAGGCAAGACGACGTAGATGAACGCTAATATGAAGGATGTTCTTGTAGAACGAGAGAGGAGTCCTCTACGTATCACCAACTCTATTGAAGATCGGATAGCATTTCGTCTTGCAGCGGAGATTGACGAAGGAACCATTAATATTGAATTTagaaaaagtgaaaaatctcgAGATGCTCAACACAATGAGCAAAATACGCGTTAGATAAGCACAGCACTGAATATATGAAACCTGATTTTTCGAGATCTGGATATACCATGAAGTTTTCTTCGAGTTCTTGCAGTTCTtaaagttcttcttgaaagaacaaattatctttttcaattgaaaatttcagtTCAAAGACATCTTATCTAGTTCCATCGGAGATTTAGGCTCTTCTGCTCGGTCTGAAAAAAGTTTTGTGGGGAAACATACGATAATTCGTAGCACTAAGAATAACAAAATGACTACAAGAGGCTATGTAGGTAGAATTATACGATTTCTCTAATACCACTAAAATACTCACAGAACAAATAGATACCAACAAATGATGAAACTGTTAAGAAAGCAAGACATTACGTAGATTAGCGTGTTGTTAATAAAAACAGATCTAGCTACGAGATTTAGACAATTCAATACACACCTAAAATACTACACTTTCTACGATACAATATACATACAATATACATTGTATATGTAATAAATACTCTATCATGAATCGTTAACGTGACTCTTTGCTGTCGCGGCTCTGACAAGAACTTTTAGTATGTGAAATAATCAGCGAAAGTAGACAGTGCAAATGTCAGGGACATCATTATCTGCTTGAGGGAGAAAGGATATCGTGGGGGTATCTGCCCACATTCAGCAGCTGGCGTGAGTGGGAGATGTGGGGAGGGTTAGCTGAATCAAGTATACTTTCATTGGCATCGTTGCGAGGAATCAACTTGGACGAATCCCCGGCCGTGGTGTTGCTGATATCAGAAACGGTATCTACATCTACAGTCATATCATGgtcttcattttcgttttcaCGACTTTCTGTTGTAGGGTGGGACGATAGCGACCGCTGCTGTCTTTGGCCTGCCCCAGGAACTCGGGGCAATGGAGGAGCCAAAGTTTCTGAAGGTGAAACCAAGTCTACTGACATGCTTTCTGACTTTTGTCTTTTGTGAGCATTCTGCTGTTGAGACAGTTGTGGTATGAAAGGGTTTCCACCTCCTATGATTGGTCCTTGCCCCGGACCCTCGGGTTTCCAGTGGTGAAACTGGATGATATGCTGGAACGAAGTCATTGACTCTTGAGAAGGAGGCTCTGTCAGTTTACTTTGTTTGTGAAGTGGCTGTGCTGGTGATGGCTTTACTTGTATGGTGGAAGTAGCTCCTAGTGGCGATTGGAGCTGGAGGGAAGGGTTTCCGGGTGGCGGTAGAGGCTGGAGATTGGCGCCTTTCGATCTTGCCGAAAGCTGTTGTTGTGAAGGATACTCAGCCGGTGCTAAATCTATGGTGTTTGTGCGACTTTGGCGCAAACTGGGTGATTCTACAGGCATAGAGAAGTGCCGTTGATGCAGCTGAATCGATCTTCCACGTCGGGAAGACGAAGAACCAGTAGTAGGAACACCTCTATACGGCGTAGTAGGTGAAGCTAGGTTTGCAACTGCAGCAGCACCAATTTTAGCAGGTGAAAGCGGCCTTCTAACTGCAGAAGTGTTCGACGAAGAACCAGTACCAAATCTATAATTTATTGGAGGCACCGGACTGGCATTCAATGTGTCCAGAAGCATTGTCAGACGAATCAAGCCACCGCTGGAAGATCTACTGTGTGATTTCTGGTAATGGGTAGATTCAGAAGGTTTATGAGATTGTGATTGAGGCTGTACTTGAGAATGTGGTTGTGATTGTGGTTGTgattgctgttgttggtattgttgcaattgttggaGCTGGGCATTTTCAGGCCCTTCCGTCGTGTTTCCTACGCACATTAATGGAATGAGATTGACGGGGATCTGTGCTCGAAGAGCTGTTTGGATGATCGAGAGATTTTTGTTGGCAATTTCGACCCGGTAGAAGTCCTGTTTTGTTTTCTCCTGTTCAGCTCGTAATTTCACGGTTTCGATGAAGGCATTTTCTGAATATGGAAAGGACGATACATTGGGCCCCAAAAGCGAGAGCAATCCTGTTTTATCAATGGAATGGAAAGCTTCCGTATCTGCATTATCACCCTGTGTTTGCGTATGAGGATTGTCGAGTTCAGAAGTCGATGCTGGGCGTTTTTGCGGAATTCTGGATGCGGAGGAAGGATTGGATGCAGATGAAGTCGATGAGATTGTGTTTGGATTTGTGTTTGTGTTTGAGCTGGCGCTGGAGCCGGAGCTCTTCGATGCCTTCTCCTGGCTGGAGAACTTGTCTATGAGGGAATGGACGCTCATGGAAGCAGACATTGCACGAGAGAGAGGTGTCTATGAACGTGTGGTAGGGTGGAGACAAAGACAAAATGCGAGAACGAACATGGGCCGGACAGGGCTGGggaagaagtgaaaagaaagataagCAGCGGTACTAACAGGAGCGTGGCAGATGCAACACAAGTCCCGAGAATAACAATTGCAAGCGACCAGAATGTAAAGAAAAGCTAGTAACGTACTAGAAACCAAGCTGGAAAATGGTCTGAAAACAGAGATCTGGTGccaaaaagaagatgatgattATTAAAAATAAATTTGATGTGCTTAAAAATCAACTCTCTCACTGAGTAGAAAAAAGTACTAGAAAATAAACTGCTTGCTTTAATAATAATAAACAGTAAATATAATAGCGGGTCCAGAATGAGAAAAGATCCATTTGTGATTCCAAATAAATTCAACAAGGCGGATATACAACTTCAACCTATGGGGACTTAAATTATATACATAAAGTATAGACTGAGACCAATTATAAAGTTTTGTAGATCTTTTATGTATCctttttgaaaattatATCGACACAAACTGTATTCCATGTACCAAATACCATAAATTAAAGAAACCTTCTGTGTCTAACACGGCGATGGTAGTCCCCATCTTCGTGAATCCTCCAGTAAATGAATACAGACTGAAATCTGGAACTGGCCAAAAGGGTGTCTCTGAGATCACCCTATTAATATGCCATATAAGCCCATCTGGTAATCTCCAGTCCCCACCATATGCATTTCATGATTCAAGTGGGAAAATATCCTCTGCATTTTTAACAATGAATCTTTCAGTTTTCGCTGTTATTGTTAGGATCGCCGTCTTTGCACCTCCATTTCAAGAGCTCTCTTTCTACTTCATGCCTCACAATGTATTCTATTCTCGACTCTGCAGCACACACTATTTCATGCTCCAGTCAAGTCTGAGATTTCTTTAATTCTGTGCTCTACCTTGTATCTATTTTCCTTTATTCGCAAATTTACACAATTTTTTCTCTGTCGCCTTCGGTCACCTACTGCTCCATCATGTAGGTGGGAAGTAACTGGGTGCTGTTTCGTGTTTTTAGCCTGATCTTGAGGCTGGTGGATCGGAATGTGTTTCATTTACGTGGGAATGCTAACACATACGCTAACTGCCGCGTTTCTGCTTACAACCGCTTCCAATGTCATAATACCGTGTTGATTTGACCCTTGACAATATTAACACATATCTGTCTCCATCAGGGCAGAATTTCTCAACCTTCTCTCCACGAACTCATTTGGGTCCATTTTGAACTCCGTATTTTTTACGCAACTCCTTAACCATCTGCACAGGGCACACAACGCAGATACCAAGATCTAAGGTTAGTATGAAGTTGTTCCGGGGGTGTTATAGCCATTAGAGTAGAAGTAATAACCGCTTTTTGTCGGTATGTCGTCGTATTCTTGTTTGTACTATATTTGGCTCAAATTGATAGGCTGAATAGGAGAGTGTTCAAATACTTTATTGCTAGTCTTTCCATCGCAGACTTCAGGCAATCTAAGAAATCTCCTTCTAATACTTCTACAAGcattttgaagaatagacATTTGGCTATTGTTTCGCTTGCAAACGTTAGCATTAGATAAGATTCTACAAGGCATGTATAGCAGAGAATTGATGTTGTAATCTTAAGCCAAGTGTGCAATAATACTGCGAATTAGCAAATTTCATGTAAAACTATGAACAAATTGGATACTAACTTGCAAGTCAAATCACCATTCTTGTATTACTCAATGTTCTATCCGTTGGCTGCAACgatttcaaaaaaaaataaaactCCTCATCCTATACAACTTCTGGCTGGATTGGTATATACGTCTCAATGTGGAATAGTAGAGTTCCATATCAGTTACATGAATTTCCTATTTCGTCTGATTGAAGGATGCGCAATTTCGCTTATTGACGGGAAAATACTGCATTGCGTAGCGATGTCACGGCCCATTCGTTGTTCCTTTGATCAGTCGGAAACTGGTTAAACCATATGAAACGGCTCCCAAACGTGCCGTGGGATAAAGATCATTGTAGCTACTTTTTGAGTAGAAGATATACGAGCTCATGGCCCCTGAAATACGATGCACTTGCAAAAGGTCAGCTGTAATTATCTGCTCTCACCGTACACACATGAAATATATGTGATTATTTCAGCAATAGGTGGAATATATATTTACCATTTTCTAACTGAGCAGCTCTGTCCACATATTTCTGGATAAAAAGGCAGAGTTCAGCTATGAAATCTTAAGTGGAAGAGTGAAGAACTACGGAAAGCcattgaaagaaaaaaacAATAGAAAAAAACCTTGGATTCAGTTTAAGGAATTCATTTCAAGGAATATTTAATTAGGCATATATGTTAACTGATGTTTTCGTAAATGGAATTCGTCTTGCAGAGATTTTAActattttgcacccatttgAGTTTATACCCCAAGCGCACTAATATTAGTGTAGAATCACTGTTGCGGCATGGGTGTCTAGACATATCACACAATCTGCAGGATTCATGTTGATGtgtcttttccaaaatttTAAAAATCTCGAAATCAACTTTGAAGATCGAGACTGTTCTCCATAGCTTAAACCATCTGGGCCTGGAAATATAGAAAGTGACGCGCGTCTAATTTAGCGAGCTGGACGACGCTTATTAACCGTCAGAATTGTAGAGTTTTGAGATAAACAGATCTGGAATTTGCACAATCTAATATGgccaagaacaagaaaaagctGAATAAGAAGCCGAAATCTAGTCCTACAGATGGCGCTGATATTGGAAATGATGATATAAACAATGAGGGAGATAttgttgcagaagaagaagaaaccatAGAAAGCGAGACCCAAGATGTCAATGGAAGTTCAGAAATAGTAGAAAACGGATTACCTTCGAAAGTCGACAGCGAGCAAGCTATGAAGATTAAGCTGTTAGAGGAAAAGGTTGCATCTTTGACAattgagttgaagaatagGGACGAACAATTACTGCATCTGAAAAATGTGTATGTAAATGGAGAGTCCGGAGAAAATGgcaccaaagaagaaaatgagcGAAATAGTGCCCAGGATGAAAGCGTACAAGAGCTTTCTGATAAGTTGGCAGCTGCTATAGACGAAAGAGACGAGATTCAAAGGTCGTATGATGCATTGTTGGGCAGGTTGCAATCTGTGAAAACgatattcaacaaattaaAAGTAGCAGAGTCTGAACTAGAAGAGACGAAAGATACTCTTGCACTTGCAGTGGATGAAAATGCCAGtttgaaagagaagattCAAGTGCTAGCGGCCATGGAGACGAAAAACGAGCATGACAGTGCCGTGGTtaaaaaattgaaagagcAAAATGAGGATTTGAATGGTGAGTGTGACAGGTTATCGGATTCGTTAACCAAGACGagaagagaatatcaaCTGCAGCTTGAAGAGCTCCAGGATGAAAAGTACAGTTTGGAGAACCAGAACTCGAAGCTTTCGAAAAAGATCAATGAGctcaaagttgaaatcaGCGAGTTCAATCTCATCCGCGACGAGTTAAATATGGAAAACAAAAAttctttgttgaaaatcGAAGAGCTCAATGACAAAATCACTGGTAGAGATACTGAAATCAGCCAATTATACTCGACTATCAAAGAACTGGAAAGAGCTAACAACGAAAAACAGCTGGCATTCAATTCTGCTGAAGTAAAGTACAAATCCCAGATCGAACTGTTGGAAAAAGCGTTAGCTGCAGCAAAGGCGGAGTCAGTTTCCAAGCTGAAAGAGTTGGCACAAGCACAGGAACAAATAGAGCAGCTCAAGGTGGAGTCCAAGGAAGCTGAACAGTTGAAGGTGGAAATTAACAACAAACAGTTGATAATCGGCAAGCTCCGTCACGAGGCCATCATTTTGAACGAGCACTTGACCAAGTCGTTAACTATGTTGAAACAGCATGGTGGTGAAGGCAACAAAACCATAGACAAGGAGTTGATATCCAACGTTGTCATCAGCTTTTTGCAGTTTCCTCGTGGTGATACCAAAAAGTTCGAAGCATTGCAGTTGATCAGCGCTTTGTTGGAATGGTCCGAATCCCAGAGAGTTGCGGCTGGCTTGAGCCATACTGGCCCAGCTTCCAAGAGCGAAGATGGAGATAAACAAAAGCAAAGTTTTGTTAATCTCTGGACCGATTTCCTTGAGAAGGAGTCGAGTGGAAAATGAACACATGACTTTAAGTCGTCTTGCATTTTTATGTACATATATTGCATCTTAATAGTAACGAATGTTATATTTACGAGTACTTAAGAACTGTAGCGTATCTCTCGTACATACTCATATACGTATGCATTTTCAACTCTGTAGTTTTAGATTTACTTTCTATGTATTCGCAAGTTGTCTCCCGACTTTCATTGTTAAATTGTAGGATGCTTATACTACTTTTTTATGTCGCGCTACCATTTGAAACAA
It contains:
- a CDS encoding predicted protein; its protein translation is MVPSSISAARRNAIRSSIELVIRRGLLSRSTRTSFILAFIYVVLPKLIRRSFSLARKGKVKEIPRNALHTIIRGLHHSGFPVFIGRMVATLNILSPIVKSILVTSKVPLSKSTLTFLTTFIASSLSSLINFPSFQKRSVTYDRYYTLDMTLVLATRALDTLVSTYAPQILKHYHYSGLTSLSTYGDALLFIVSSYFIMDTWFSRPERLTPGYRNWISASSHMDEELVTAFRQFRCGELHYIKPGEKAEKQDSNYMILQDYCKSKGMNPSDGDLSLPGVIPCRVLHGFSTDSCIKHVLIKFGKSFTLAFNLYGTLNLIMFLIRRGSPKKYLLNTIRSSVFLGSFTALDWLFLCSFRKLSYYFTNVSNDFWECASPNLGSMACGFSIFVESPHRRKELSLYVAPKAIGTFLSAEPTERNLRLETLAFSLSFGLLVAYARADVNRVRGLVGGALGAIFRN
- a CDS encoding predicted protein; translation: MSASMSVHSLIDKFSSQEKASKSSGSSASSNTNTNPNTISSTSSASNPSSASRIPQKRPASTSELDNPHTQTQGDNADTEAFHSIDKTGLLSLLGPNVSSFPYSENAFIETVKLRAEQEKTKQDFYRVEIANKNLSIIQTALRAQIPVNLIPLMCVGNTTEGPENAQLQQLQQYQQQQSQPQSQPHSQVQPQSQSHKPSESTHYQKSHSRSSSGGLIRSTMLSDTLNASPVPPINYRFGTGSSSNTSAVRRPLSPAKIGAAAVANLASPTTPYRGVPTTGSSSSRRGRSIQSHQRHFSMPVESPSLRQSRTNTIDLAPAEYPSQQQLSARSKGANLQPLPPPGNPSLQLQSPLGATSTIQVKPSPAQPLHKQSKSTEPPSQESMTSFQHIIQFHHWKPEGPGQGPIIGGGNPFIPQSSQQQNAHKRQKSESMSVDLVSPSETLAPPLPRVPGAGQRQQRSLSSHPTTESRENENEDHDMTVDVDTVSDISNTTAGDSSKLIPRNDANESILDSANPPHISHSRQSSNVGRYPHDILSPSSR
- a CDS encoding predicted protein, whose product is MKIKSLEEKVASLTIELKNRDEQLSHSKNVYVNGESGENGTKEENERNSAQDESVQELSDKLAAAIDERDEIQRSYDALLGRLQSVKTIFNKLKVAESELEETKDTLALAVDENASLKEKIQVLAAMETKNEHDSAVVKKLKEQNEDLNGECDRLSDSLTKTRREYQSQLEELQDEKYSLENQNSKLSKKINELKVEISEFNLIRDELNMENKNSLLKIEELNDKITGRDTEISQLYSTIKESERANNEKQSAFNSAEVKYKSQIESLEKALAAAKAESVSKSKELAQAQEQIEQLKVESKEAEQLKVEINNKQLIIGKLRHEAIILNEHLTKSLTMLKQHGGEGNKTIDKELISNVVISFLQFPRGDTKKFEALQLISALLEWSESQRVAAGLSHTGPASKSEDGDKQKQSFVNLWTDFLEKESSGK